The Benincasa hispida cultivar B227 chromosome 9, ASM972705v1, whole genome shotgun sequence genome has a segment encoding these proteins:
- the LOC120086199 gene encoding probable long-chain-alcohol O-fatty-acyltransferase 4 → MAVHHSTLAPNSAAPTAAGIQMDGGEFHRLAKVWTIAIALISYSYYIASKIHKGLPRLIALFPVIFIFLLLPLNLHSFHLCGPTAFLLAWLGNFKLLLFAFDLGPLFSSPLPSLLHFATMLCLPIKINNQKSEIRRTGNQIVLSFKVLLLAIVIRLYDYRNRMDPAIASVLYCLHLYFGIEIVLALCSLPAKAIFGAPIEPQFDEPYLSTSLQDFWGHRWNLMVPSILRPAVYNPTRFITSRVFGPRWAQFLAMVATFAVSGFMHELIFYYFTRAAPMWEVTWFFVLHGFCTAAEVAAKAAVASRKVRWKVHRMVSGPMTLVFLMATARWLMFPQLIRNGVVDRTIGEYYTMAHFVKGKLI, encoded by the coding sequence ATGGCGGTTCACCATTCAACACTCGCACCAAACTCCGCCGCACCCACCGCCGCCGGAATCCAAATGGACGGCGGCGAATTCCACAGACTCGCCAAGGTATGGACAATCGCCATTGCATTGATTTCTTACTCATACTATATTGCTTCCAAAATTCATAAAGGACTCCCAAGGCTCATCGCTCTCTTCCCCGTTatcttcatcttcctcctccTTCCTCTCAATCTCCATTCCTTCCATCTCTGCGGTCCGACTGCCTTCTTGCTCGCTTGGCTCGGCAATTTCAAACTCCTCCTCTTTGCCTTCGATCTCGGTCCTCTGTTCTCATCGCCGCTCCCTAGCCTTCTCCACTTCGCTACCATGCTCTGCCTTCCGATCAAGATCAACAATCAGAAATCCGAGATCCGGAGAACTGGAAATCAGATCGTTCTTTCTTTCAAGGTTTTGCTCCTGGCGATTGTCATTCGGCTCTACGATTATCGAAATCGGATGGATCCGGCGATCGCTTCCGTTCTGTATTGCCTCCATTTATACTTCGGCATCGAAATCGTCCTCGCTCTGTGTTCTCTTCCGGCAAAGGCCATCTTCGGAGCTCCGATCGAACCGCAGTTCGACGAACCCTATCTCTCCACTTCGCTTCAGGACTTCTGGGGGCATCGATGGAATCTCATGGTTCCGAGTATTCTACGCCCGGCCGTGTACAATCCCACCCGTTTCATAACCTCCCGTGTTTTTGGGCCTAGGTGGGCCCAGTTTCTCGCAATGGTAGCTACGTTTGCTGTCTCCGGCTTTATGCACGAGCTTATCTTTTATTACTTCACACGTGCCGCTCCCATGTGGGAGGTCACGTGGTTCTTTGTCCTACATGGCTTCTGCACGGCCGCGGAGGTGGCCGCCAAAGCTGCGGTGGCTAGCCGGAAGGTACGGTGGAAGGTCCACCGGATGGTGTCTGGGCCTATGACTTTGGTGTTTCTAATGGCGACGGCACGGTGGCTGATGTTCCCTCAGTTAATTCGAAATGGTGTTGTTGACCGGACGATTGGTGAGTATTATACTATGGCCCATTTCGTGAAGGGAAAACTTATTTAG